A part of Saimiri boliviensis isolate mSaiBol1 chromosome 11, mSaiBol1.pri, whole genome shotgun sequence genomic DNA contains:
- the HSD3B1 gene encoding 3 beta-hydroxysteroid dehydrogenase/Delta 5-->4-isomerase type 1 translates to MTGWSCLVTGAGGFLGQRIVRLLVEEKELKEIRALDKAFRPELREEFSKLQNKTKLTMLEGDILDESCLKRACQDITVVIHTASIIDVLGVIHRESIMNVNVKGTQLLLEACVHASVPVFIYTSSVEVAGPNSYKEVIQNGHEDQPLENTWSAPYPYSKQLAEKAVLAADGWTLKNGGTLYTCALRPMYIYGEGSRFLSATINEALNNSGILPSVGKFSTVNPVYVGNVAWAHILALRALRDPKKAPSVRGQFYYISDDTPHQSYDGLNYSLSKEFGLRLDSSWSLPLLLMYWIGFLLEVVSFLLSPIYTYRPPFNRHTVILSNGRYTFSYKKAQRDLAYKPLYSWEEARQKTAEWFGSLVDRHKEMLKSKTQ, encoded by the exons ATGACGGGCTGGAGCTGCCTTGTGACTGGAGCTGGAGGGTTTCTGGGTCAGAGGATCGTCCGCCTGTTGGTGGAGGagaaagaactgaaggagatcAGGGCCTTGGACAAGGCCTTCAGACCAGAACTGAGGGAGGAATTTTCTA AGCTCCAGAACAAGACCAAGCTGACGATGCTGGAAGGAGACATTCTGGATGAGTCATGCCTGAAGAGAGCCTGCCAGGACATCACGGTCGTCATCCACACGGCCTCTATCATTGATGTCTTGGGTGTCATTCACAGAGAGTCTATCATGAACGTCAACGTGAAAG GTACCCAGCTCCTGTTGGAGGCCTGTGTCCACGCTAGTGTGCCAGTCTTCATCTACACCAGCAGCGTAGAGGTGGCTGGGCCCAACTCCTACAAGGAAGTCATCCAGAACGGCCACGAAGATCAGCCTCTGGAAAACACGTGGTCTGCTCCCTATCCATACAGCAAACAGCTTGCTGAGAAGGCTGTGCTGGCGGCTGATGGGTGGACTCTGAAAAACGGTGGCACCTTGTACACTTGTGCCTTAAGACCCATGTATATCTATGGGGAAGGAAGCCGATTCCTTTCTGCCACTATAAATGAGGCCCTGAACAACAGTGGAATCCTGCCAAGTGTCGGCAAGTTCTCCACAGTCAACCCAGTGTATGTTGGCAATGTGGCCTGGGCACACATTCTGGCCTTGAGGGCCCTGCGGGACCCCAAGAAGGCCCCAAGTGTCCGAGGACAGTTCTATTACATCTCAGACGACACGCCTCACCAAAGCTATGATGGCCTTAATTACAGCCTGAGCAAAGAGTTCGGCCTCCGTCTTGATTCCAGTTGGAGCCTGCCTTTACTCCTGATGTACTGGATTGGCTTCCTGCTGGAAGTGGTGAGCTTCCTGCTCAGCCCAATTTACACCTATCGACCCCCCTTCAACCGCCACACAGTGATCTTGTCAAATGGCAGGTACACCTTCTCTTACAAGAAGGCTCAGCGAGATCTGGCGTATAAGCCGCTCTACAGCTGGGAGGAAGCCAGGCAGAAAACCGCGGAGTGGTTTGGTTCCCTTGTGGACCGGCACAAGGAGATGCTGAAGTCCAAGACTCAGTGA